A genome region from Gadus chalcogrammus isolate NIFS_2021 chromosome 5, NIFS_Gcha_1.0, whole genome shotgun sequence includes the following:
- the LOC130383169 gene encoding CD109 antigen-like, with translation MYVSNNLSDTTWVSPSFTIPDTIYSWRVEALVMSDELGLGFSGSVTTTPPRESFQRLFYMELPESVIRGEEIVLELRFFNILMWDLEVILLVEHNEAFEFVLAVDGDLAVVNAKKVTVGPLSTVQAFFPIRPLALGEMEISAAMFSAEDSRRWVQTVLVKPEGVARFYSQTLLLELAPNTDSDSWTTSFSFPPDVVPGSQRVHVAVVGDLLGLAMGGPEILVELLSEYQDIASFASCVTVLEYLEVLENGPIKARALAVLEEGFRKLRSDQRDDGSFRAWNRDSSGSTWLTAIMLRTFLRAQPYMSAEQGVELQGVVRGAASWLLTHQGPGGGFAEAGPREMMHCQDDCPATLTAFVVMALLEDPEFARLYEPNITRALDYLKRVVLPTTGNYTLCMMAYALVLEDRPAASRVLAELRLRANYLDGDRWSLSEAPWELGARAAEVEMVSYVLLALSRNGRIVEGFPLMRWLSQQRNHYGSTQARVVAMQALAAIAFVVKADAINLTVQVSSSTMRGVSLFRITSTNYQLYHSKEIHADQNVTIDIFLEGKGFAHFQMNVFYNVESTSRDPTEKLQAGTEAFSLDVVVLEALDDRGDRHHTMVVSICTRVLVTDGINPTGMVLLDVGLLSGFLPLGLPSVEPIWKVETPPGRVVFYLYGLPLDEVCINVTLTSRWMVARVQDATVRVYDYYEPGRGAMRTYNSERMKVMDSCSFCGRDCSRCRAGISLVSSTISLHSLGSAPCCLGCLFALITLLFV, from the exons ATGTATGTGAGCAACAACCTTAG CGATACGACATGGGTCAGTCCGTCCTTTACCATTCCCGACACCATCTACTCCTGGAGAGTGGAAGCACTGGTGATGTCCGACGAGCTGGGCTTGGGTTTCTCCGGGTCtgtcaccaccaccccaccgAGA GAGTCATTCCAGAGGTTATTTTACATGGAACTCCCAGAAAGTGTcatcagaggagaggagattgtGCTTGAGCTACGGTTCTTCAACATCCTGATGTGGGACTTGGAG GTCATACTGCTGGTGGAGCACAACGAGGCCTTTGAGTTTGTTCTCGCCGTGGACGGGGACCTCGCTGTAGTGAATGCAAAGAAAGTGACGGTGGGGCCCCTGAGCACTGTCCAGGCGTTCTTCCCCATAAGGCCCTTGGCTCTGGGCGAGATGGAAATATCGGCCGCCATGTTTTCGGCGGAGGATTCGCGGAGATGGGTCCAGACCGTGCTCGTGAAG CCGGAGGGCGTCGCACGCTTCTACTCCCAGACGCTCCTGCTGGAGCTGGCACCCAACACGGACAGCGATTCATGGaccacctccttctctttcccccCAGATGTGGTGCCGGGGAGCCAGAGGGTCCATGTGGCAGTGGTTg GTGACCTCCTGGGCCTGGCAATGGGGGGTCCGGAGATCCTGGTAGAACTGCTTAGTGAGTACCAGGATATTGCGTCCTTCGCCTCCTGCGTCACCGTCCTCGAGTACCTGGAAGTCCTGGAGAACGGCCCCATCAAAGCTAGGGCGCTGGCCGTCCTGGAAGAAG GTTTCCGGAAGCTACGGTCCGACCAGCGAGACGATGGCTCCTTCCGTGCCTGGAACAGAGACTCATCTGGCTCGACATG GCTGACAGCCATCATGCTGCGGACCTTCCTCCGGGCTCAGCCCTACATGTCGGCGGAGCAGGGCGTGGAGCTGCAGGGCGTGGTCAGGGGGGCCGCCAGCTGGCTGCTCACCCaccaggggcccggggggggctTTGCAGAGGCCGGACCCCGGGAGATGATGCATTGCCAGGACGACTGCCCCGCTACACTCACCGCCTTCGTGGTCATGGCGCTGTTGGAGGACCCGGAGTTCGCG CGCTTGTACGAACCCAATATAACTCGGGCCCTAGATTACCTGAAGAGAGTAGTGCTGCCCACGACCGGAAACTACACCCTGTGTATGATGGCGTACGCCCTGGTCCTGGAGGACCGGCCTGCAGCCAGCCGTGTGCTGGCTGAGCTGAGACTGCGTGCCAACTACCTGG ACGGCGACCGGTGGAGTTTGTCCGAGGCCCCGTGGGAGTTGGGGGCCCGCGCTGCAGAGGTAGAGATGGTCTCCTACGTGCTGCTGGCCCTCTCCCGCAACGGCAGGATAGTGGAAGGCTTCCCTCTCATGAGGTGGCTGAGCCAACAGAGGAACCACTACGGGAGCACTCAG GCCAGGGTGGTGGCCATGCAGGCGCTGGCGGCCATCGCCTTCGTGGTCAAGGCTGATGCCATCAACCTGACCGTCCAGGTGTCCTCCTCGACCATGAGGGGCGTGTCCCTCTTCAGAATCACCTCCACCAACTACCAGCTGTACCACAGCAAGGAG ATCCATGCCGACCAGAATGTAACCATAGATATATTCCTGGAAGGCAAAGGATTTGCCCACTTTCAG ATGAACGTCTTCTACAACGTTGAGAGCACAAGCCGGGATCCCACAGAGAAGCTCCAGGCTGGGACTGAGGCCTTCTCCCTGGACGTGGTGGTGCTGGAAGCGCTGGACGACCGGGGAGACAGACACCATACCATGGTGGTGTCCATATGCACTCG TGTCCTTGTGACGGATGGGATAAATCCGACGGGCATGGTCCTGTTAGACGTGGGTCTGCTCAGCGGGTTCCTCCCACTTGGATTGCCTTCTGTTGAACCCATCTGGAAGGTGGAGACCCCCCCCGGCAGGGTGGTCTTTTACCTTTACGGG CTCCCCTTAGATGAGGTTTGCATCAACGTGACGCTCACAAGCAGATGGATGGTTGCCCGCGTGCAGGACGCCACGGTGCGCGTGTACGACTACTATGAGCCCG GACGAGGAGCCATGAGGACGTATAACTCTGAGCGCATGAAGGTCATGGACTCCTGCAGCTTCTGCGGTAGGGACTGCAGTCGTTGTCGAGCTGGGATCTCCCTCGTTTCCTCCACCATCTCGTTGCATTCTCTcggcagcgccccctgctgcctGGGCTGTTTATTTGCTCTCATAACCTTGTTATTTGTCTAG
- the LOC130382767 gene encoding CD109 antigen-like → MEISVLDPGGNINQRWYSQGSYLGIVSQEFYLSPSPAIGQWAVVTTINGLTDEKVFMVENPVADPSMFNLKLETAPEILAGEGISGTVRTKWVHSAMIYATLSVNVTRISAATAPVQLFLSYKGFYVEEQFFFSKVALASLYEPGDEDITLNITASVTESSTGFTEKRVVAVRVLQNAFKLQFRDFPQVLKPSLSFFAKLEISMFDGMPLAPQALLNSASVVVVQKTSHAEDQTESTTLPVVEGGVVLIRFTLQANISMLIINATFMSSKKTLNLFSKFPSATGSYVQIEPSSFLPAQIGSSHEINVESTFQLAELHYVVSARGQVFTAGTQVASSSLWLTPMVSWFPEVCVTVYCVLPDGEVISDTLLVPIQQPNHVSLKWNEDLTGHNRSVSFTVTVQDPRSQVLILVTTGTPEAHLPLEDWLTNRDTECNTVVLSDGQLLGAGAAVDNLYNCNNSTLPIAKA, encoded by the exons ATGGAGATCAGTGTCTTG GATCCCGGAGGGAACATCAACCAAAGGTGGTACTCCCAGGGAAGTTATCTGGGAATTGTCTCCCAGGAATTCTATCTGTCTCCGAGCCCAGCCATCGGACAGTGGGCCGTCGTGACCACAATAAAT GGCCTTACCGACGAGAAGGTATTCATGGTGGAAAACCCGG TTGCAGACCCTTCGATGTTTAACCTGAAGCTTGAGACGGCACCAGAGATTCTGGCGGGAGAGGGCATCTCAGGCACTGTGAGAACTAAGTG GGTTCATTCTGCTATGATATATGCAACTTTATCGGTGAATGTCACCCGTATTTCCGCTGCAACAGCTCCTGTTCAACTATTCCTCAGCTATAAAGGG TTCTATGTAGAAGAGCAGTTCTTCTTCAGCAAAGTTGCGCTTGCCAGCCTTTATGAGCCCGGTGACGAAGACATCACACTGAACATTACTGCCTCTGTCACTGAAAGCTCTACAG GATTCACAGAGAAAAGAGTGGTTGCAGTGCGGGTACTGCAAAACGCATTCAAACTCCAATTCCGGGATTTTCCCCAAGTGCTGAAGCCCTCTTTAAGCTTCTTTGCCAAA CTCGAAATCTCAATGTTTGACGGCATGCCTCTCGCCCCGCAAGCCCTGCTGAACTCTGCGTCTGTCGTGGTCGTGCAGAAAACCTCCCACGCTGAAGACCAAACAGAATCCACCACTCTTCCAGTGGTCGAAGGAGGAGTTGTCCTGATACGGTTTACCTTGCAAGCTAACATATCAATGCTTATCATCAAT GCTACGTTCATGTCCAGCAAGAAGACTTTGAACCTCTTCTCAAAGTTCCCCTCTGCAACTGGCTCATATGTTCAGATCGAACCTTCCAGCTTTCTGCCTGCACAG ATTGGATCGTCTCATGAAATCAACGTGGAGTCTACGTTCCAACTCGCTGAACTTCACTATGTT GTCAGTGCCAGAGGTCAGGTGTTCACTGCGGGGACACAGGTGGCCTCTTCTTCTCTTTGGCTCACCCCCATGGTGTCCTGGTTCCCAGAGGTCTGTGTGACCGTCTACTGTGTCCTCCCAGACGGGGAGGTGATCAGCGACACGCTGCTCGTACCCATCCAGCAGCCCAACCAC GTGTCTCTAAAGTGGAACGAGGACCTCACAGGGCACAACCGATCGGTTTCCTTCACTGTGACCGTACAGGACCCCAGGTCCCAGGTGCTCATCCTGGTCACCACGGGAACCCCGGAAGCCCACCTCCCCCTGGAGGACTGGCTGACCAACAGGGACACG GAGTGCAACACTGTGGTGTTGAGCGATGGCCAACTACTTGGAGCCGGGGCGGCAG TGGACAACTTGTACAATTGCAACAACTCAACCCTACCTATTGCTAAGGCTTGA